From a region of the Streptomyces sp. B21-083 genome:
- a CDS encoding FAD-dependent oxidoreductase, translating to MTRIGKARTALVIGGGIAGPVAAMALRQAGIEAAVHEAYDHTADGAGGGMTIAPNGQNALDAIGAGDLVRAIGTPVTAIGLRSWTGKHLARFAPPSRLPLQQFVWRADLYRAIYDEAEHRSVPIHHGKRLTGMTDTGSGVTAHFADGTQASADILIGADGIRSTVRSLIDPAAPQPSYAGLVCMGARMDRSGLPSTDGVMYMCFGKRAFFGYQIFDDSSAVWFVNLPHRDPMTVAEAQAIGAEEWMRALRTAFADDRTPALEMISRTDVGQLIITGPMENMPRVTNWAHGRMVLIGDAVHAASSSSGQGASIAAESAVELARCLRDLPYDQAFAAYEQLRRPRVERIVKLGARTNSNKTAGPVGRALRDLMMPTAMKLINPEKMAWQFDHHIDWDAKVVPLT from the coding sequence ATGACACGCATCGGCAAGGCCCGCACCGCGCTCGTCATCGGAGGCGGTATCGCCGGCCCGGTCGCCGCGATGGCGCTCCGCCAGGCAGGTATCGAGGCTGCCGTCCACGAGGCGTACGACCACACGGCCGACGGGGCCGGAGGCGGCATGACCATCGCCCCGAACGGCCAGAACGCCCTCGACGCGATAGGCGCGGGCGACCTCGTCCGCGCCATCGGCACCCCCGTCACCGCTATAGGGCTACGGAGCTGGACGGGCAAGCACCTTGCGCGGTTCGCTCCGCCCTCCCGCCTCCCGCTCCAGCAGTTCGTCTGGCGCGCCGATCTCTACCGTGCGATCTACGACGAGGCGGAGCATCGCTCCGTTCCCATCCACCACGGCAAGCGGCTGACCGGCATGACAGACACCGGCTCCGGCGTCACCGCACACTTCGCGGACGGCACACAGGCGAGCGCCGACATCCTGATCGGCGCCGACGGCATCCGCTCCACGGTTCGCTCCCTGATCGACCCGGCCGCACCGCAGCCGAGCTACGCCGGCCTGGTGTGCATGGGAGCGCGGATGGACCGGTCAGGGCTGCCCTCCACCGATGGCGTCATGTACATGTGCTTCGGCAAGCGCGCGTTCTTCGGCTACCAGATCTTCGACGACTCCTCGGCGGTGTGGTTCGTGAACCTGCCCCACCGCGACCCGATGACAGTCGCCGAGGCTCAGGCGATCGGCGCGGAGGAGTGGATGCGCGCCCTGCGGACCGCCTTCGCCGACGACCGCACTCCGGCCCTCGAAATGATCAGCCGTACCGACGTCGGCCAACTCATCATCACCGGCCCGATGGAGAACATGCCGAGGGTCACGAACTGGGCCCACGGCCGAATGGTCCTCATCGGCGACGCGGTCCACGCCGCCTCGTCCAGCTCCGGACAGGGCGCCTCCATCGCCGCCGAAAGCGCCGTCGAACTGGCTCGCTGCCTGCGGGACCTGCCTTACGACCAGGCTTTCGCGGCGTACGAACAACTGCGCCGACCCCGCGTCGAACGCATTGTCAAGCTCGGCGCCCGCACGAACAGCAACAAGACCGCGGGCCCGGTCGGTCGCGCTCTGCGCGACCTCATGATGCCGACGGCCATGAAGCTGATCAACCCGGAGAAGATGGCCTGGCAGTTCGACCACCACATCGACTGGGACGCGAAGGTGGTCCCGCTCACGTGA
- a CDS encoding SMP-30/gluconolactonase/LRE family protein, producing MSAPEVLMEGIVFGESPRWHNEQLWIADWGAHQVITLDADGRHEAVVTVPSFPMCIDFLPDGRMLVVDSAQRRLLRHEPDGSLVQHADLSKVSEKPWNDIVVDDRGNAYVNTIGFDFPGGEFAPGSIVIVTPEGNVTQIADGLAFPNGMAISPDGATLIVAESYANRLTAYDIGSRGGLDNRRVWAETPDDHPDGICMDAEGAVWYADVGNQHCVRVRGGGEVLATVDLDRGAFACALSRGDDPRLFVVGQIWGGPESRQPSGQVVAFPAPAPGAGKP from the coding sequence ATGAGCGCACCCGAGGTCCTGATGGAAGGCATCGTGTTCGGTGAGTCACCGCGCTGGCACAACGAGCAACTCTGGATCGCCGACTGGGGCGCGCACCAGGTGATCACGCTTGACGCCGACGGACGCCATGAAGCGGTGGTGACCGTCCCGTCTTTCCCGATGTGCATCGACTTCCTGCCCGACGGTCGGATGCTCGTCGTGGACTCGGCACAACGACGGCTTCTGCGCCATGAACCAGACGGTTCACTCGTGCAGCATGCCGACCTTTCCAAGGTCTCGGAGAAGCCGTGGAACGACATCGTCGTCGACGACCGAGGCAACGCCTATGTCAACACCATCGGCTTCGATTTTCCCGGCGGCGAGTTCGCGCCGGGCTCGATCGTGATCGTCACGCCGGAAGGCAACGTCACTCAAATCGCCGACGGCCTCGCGTTCCCCAACGGTATGGCGATCAGTCCGGACGGTGCCACGCTGATTGTTGCTGAGTCGTATGCGAACCGGCTCACCGCATACGACATCGGCAGCCGCGGCGGCCTCGACAACCGGCGCGTCTGGGCGGAGACACCCGACGACCACCCGGACGGGATCTGTATGGATGCCGAAGGCGCCGTCTGGTATGCCGACGTCGGTAACCAGCACTGTGTTCGTGTGCGCGGGGGCGGTGAAGTGCTCGCTACAGTCGACCTGGATCGCGGCGCCTTCGCCTGCGCGCTCAGCCGCGGGGACGACCCACGCCTGTTCGTCGTCGGCCAGATCTGGGGCGGACCCGAGTCCCGGCAACCCAGCGGGCAGGTTGTGGCGTTCCCGGCACCAGCACCCGGTGCCGGGAAACCCTGA
- a CDS encoding pentapeptide repeat-containing protein: MSQNREHPIPDIADLGLQADCGNCFGLCCVALPFAAAADFAIDKDAGQPCPNLKADFRCGIHTQLRPRGFSGCTVFDCFGAGQKVSQITFNGQDWRQAPRTARQMFDVFPVMRQLHELLWYLAEALTLPPASPIHGELRRALEKTQHLTGRSAQELTELDVVAHRGDVNALLLRTSELVRAKVAGRKKDRRGADLIGANLKAANLRGANLRGAYLIAADLKGADLRAADLIGADLRDADLSGADLTGSIFLTQSQLNAAKGDSATKLPPALTCPTHW; the protein is encoded by the coding sequence TTGTCCCAGAATCGCGAACATCCGATACCCGACATAGCCGATCTCGGCCTGCAAGCCGACTGCGGCAACTGCTTCGGGCTGTGCTGCGTCGCCTTGCCCTTCGCGGCCGCGGCGGACTTCGCGATCGACAAGGACGCCGGACAGCCCTGCCCGAACCTGAAAGCGGACTTCCGCTGCGGCATCCATACACAGCTCCGCCCGCGGGGCTTTTCGGGATGCACCGTCTTCGACTGCTTCGGCGCGGGACAGAAGGTCTCCCAGATCACCTTCAACGGGCAGGACTGGCGGCAGGCCCCGCGCACCGCCCGCCAGATGTTCGACGTGTTTCCCGTCATGCGGCAGCTCCATGAGCTCCTCTGGTACCTGGCCGAAGCACTGACACTGCCGCCCGCCAGTCCCATCCACGGCGAACTGCGCCGCGCGCTGGAAAAGACGCAACACCTCACCGGCCGCAGCGCCCAGGAACTCACGGAGCTGGACGTCGTGGCACACCGGGGCGACGTCAATGCTCTGCTGCTGCGCACGAGCGAACTCGTGCGGGCCAAGGTCGCTGGCCGCAAGAAGGACCGGAGGGGAGCCGACCTCATCGGTGCCAACCTCAAAGCCGCCAACTTGCGGGGCGCCAACCTCCGCGGGGCCTACCTCATCGCTGCCGACCTCAAGGGCGCCGACCTGAGAGCGGCCGATCTCATCGGTGCCGACCTACGAGACGCCGATCTGAGCGGCGCAGACCTCACCGGCAGCATTTTCCTCACCCAGTCCCAGCTAAACGCGGCCAAGGGCGATAGCGCCACGAAACTGCCACCGGCCCTTACCTGCCCCACACACTGGTAG
- a CDS encoding SMI1/KNR4 family protein: MSSNDDQIVQVEHHFGVRFPQDYRDFLGATGSLSQFIPPAEDFLVIDALDELIGINNAGEFQKRFPGAVVIGGDGSRELLAYDFRQDTLPLVTLDISAEGWSSAIHQAASLSALLDQFPQTGWKWDDTNPTPS; the protein is encoded by the coding sequence ATGAGTTCGAACGACGACCAGATCGTGCAGGTCGAACACCACTTCGGAGTCCGGTTTCCTCAGGACTACCGGGACTTTCTGGGCGCGACAGGAAGTCTGAGCCAGTTCATTCCTCCTGCTGAGGACTTCCTGGTGATCGACGCGCTCGACGAGCTCATCGGCATCAACAACGCCGGTGAATTCCAGAAGCGCTTCCCCGGCGCCGTCGTCATCGGCGGAGACGGAAGCCGCGAGCTGCTTGCCTACGACTTCCGCCAAGACACCCTGCCTCTGGTGACACTCGACATCTCCGCAGAAGGCTGGTCATCGGCTATCCACCAGGCAGCGTCCCTCTCCGCCCTGCTGGATCAGTTCCCTCAAACCGGATGGAAATGGGACGACACCAATCCCACGCCCTCCTGA
- a CDS encoding S8 family peptidase, whose product MLAATLGAALAFGAPGALAGTLPVASSTAPAAKAHAPAAVPASQSATWVAGTRAYLVITAPGDSSAVRSAIAAGGGTVFSNFDAIGVIVAHSASSGFAAAMRGVAGVQQVGATRTSDVPADAYNPALPANPAQASTPAGEPVRADMSQIKADQAWAVNPGSASVTVGILDTGVDDQHQDLAPNFDAADSVSCAYGKPDTRAGAWRDVDTHGTHVAGTIAAAKNGRGVIGVAPGVKIAAVRVAEPGNSFFFAENTICGFVWAGDHGFKVTNNSYYTDPWQFNCPDNIDQAAIIEGVKRAQEYAEGKGSLQIAAAGNENYDLAHKTTDSASPNDSTPVTRTITNACLDIPTELPGVVTVAANGTGVTKASFSNFGQGVIDVAAPGSSVYSTVPGGGYGSKSGTSMATPHVVGVAALIASANPGITPAQIRAKLAAQAGDIACPSDSRCTGTTADNSFFGEGQVDALKAVGTTPQPGKYFENLADFAINDNATVESPIAVTGVTGNAPATLKVGVDIKHTYVGDLKVDLVAPDGTVYMLHNHTGAGADNIAQTYTVDASSEVANGTWKLRVNDNAASDTGKIDAWNLTF is encoded by the coding sequence GTGCTGGCGGCCACGCTCGGCGCCGCCCTCGCGTTCGGCGCCCCGGGCGCCCTTGCGGGCACGCTCCCCGTCGCCTCCTCCACCGCGCCGGCCGCCAAGGCCCACGCTCCGGCCGCCGTGCCGGCTTCCCAGAGTGCGACCTGGGTGGCCGGCACGCGTGCCTACCTCGTGATCACCGCCCCCGGTGACAGTTCGGCGGTCCGGTCCGCGATCGCGGCAGGCGGCGGCACCGTCTTCTCGAACTTCGACGCCATCGGCGTGATCGTCGCCCACTCGGCGTCCAGCGGATTCGCCGCCGCCATGCGCGGCGTCGCCGGCGTGCAGCAGGTCGGCGCCACGCGTACCTCGGACGTCCCGGCCGACGCCTACAACCCGGCGCTCCCGGCCAATCCGGCCCAGGCCTCGACCCCGGCAGGAGAACCGGTCCGGGCCGACATGAGCCAGATCAAGGCCGACCAGGCCTGGGCCGTGAACCCGGGCTCGGCCTCCGTCACGGTCGGTATCCTGGACACCGGTGTGGACGACCAGCACCAAGACCTGGCGCCCAATTTCGACGCGGCCGACTCGGTCTCCTGCGCCTACGGCAAGCCCGACACCCGTGCCGGCGCCTGGCGGGACGTCGACACGCACGGCACCCACGTCGCGGGCACCATCGCCGCGGCCAAGAACGGCCGTGGCGTCATCGGAGTGGCACCCGGAGTGAAGATCGCCGCGGTCCGGGTCGCCGAGCCGGGCAACTCCTTCTTCTTCGCCGAGAACACCATCTGCGGCTTCGTCTGGGCCGGTGACCACGGCTTCAAGGTCACCAACAACAGCTATTACACGGACCCGTGGCAGTTCAACTGCCCGGACAACATCGACCAGGCCGCCATCATCGAGGGCGTCAAGCGCGCCCAGGAGTACGCCGAGGGCAAGGGCTCCCTCCAGATCGCCGCCGCGGGCAACGAGAACTACGACCTCGCCCACAAGACGACCGACTCCGCGAGCCCGAACGACTCGACGCCGGTCACCCGCACCATCACCAACGCCTGCCTCGACATACCGACTGAGCTGCCGGGCGTGGTCACGGTCGCGGCCAACGGCACGGGCGTCACCAAGGCATCGTTCTCCAACTTCGGGCAGGGCGTCATCGACGTCGCGGCGCCGGGCAGCAGCGTGTACTCCACCGTCCCCGGCGGCGGCTACGGCAGCAAGAGCGGCACCTCGATGGCCACCCCGCACGTGGTCGGCGTGGCCGCGCTCATCGCCAGCGCCAACCCGGGCATCACACCGGCGCAGATCCGCGCCAAGCTGGCCGCCCAGGCAGGCGACATCGCCTGCCCCTCGGACAGCCGCTGCACGGGTACGACGGCCGACAACTCGTTCTTCGGCGAAGGGCAGGTCGACGCCCTCAAGGCCGTGGGGACCACCCCGCAGCCCGGCAAGTACTTCGAGAACCTCGCGGACTTCGCCATCAACGACAACGCGACCGTGGAGAGCCCGATCGCCGTAACCGGCGTGACCGGCAACGCCCCGGCCACCCTCAAGGTGGGTGTGGACATCAAGCACACCTACGTCGGTGACCTGAAGGTCGACCTGGTGGCGCCGGACGGCACCGTCTACATGCTGCACAACCACACCGGCGCCGGCGCCGACAACATCGCCCAGACCTACACCGTGGACGCCTCCTCGGAGGTCGCGAACGGCACCTGGAAGCTGCGCGTCAACGACAACGCCGCCTCCGACACAGGCAAGATCGACGCCTGGAACCTGACCTTCTAG
- a CDS encoding PadR family transcriptional regulator, with translation MPTSAPRSSPLALTVLALLHYQPLHPYGIQRLVKDWGKEQVVNVRQRASLYRTIERLNGDGLITVRETGRDQQYPERTVYEVTDAGRETARAWLKEMLSAPKEEFPEFPAALSNLLLLTNDEMADVLERRVGALTEKLDGLEAAMTAEAEQGLPRITRLESEYLRAVTAAELEWVHAVVEDLRAGRLSWSKEQLDALAAGPVQK, from the coding sequence ATGCCCACATCCGCTCCCCGCAGCTCCCCCCTCGCCCTGACCGTCCTGGCCCTGCTGCACTACCAGCCGCTGCATCCGTACGGCATCCAGCGGCTGGTCAAGGACTGGGGCAAGGAGCAGGTCGTCAACGTCAGGCAGCGTGCGAGCCTGTACCGCACGATCGAGCGGCTCAACGGCGACGGGCTGATCACAGTCCGCGAGACCGGCCGTGATCAGCAGTACCCCGAGCGGACCGTGTACGAGGTCACCGACGCGGGGCGCGAGACCGCCCGCGCCTGGCTGAAGGAGATGCTCTCCGCACCCAAGGAGGAGTTCCCGGAGTTCCCGGCCGCCCTCTCGAACCTTCTGCTACTCACCAACGACGAGATGGCGGACGTACTGGAGCGGCGGGTAGGCGCCCTCACGGAGAAGCTCGACGGGCTGGAAGCGGCCATGACGGCGGAGGCGGAGCAGGGGCTGCCACGCATCACCCGCTTGGAGAGCGAGTATCTACGGGCCGTGACAGCCGCGGAGCTGGAGTGGGTGCACGCGGTGGTCGAAGACCTGCGGGCCGGCAGGCTCTCGTGGTCGAAGGAGCAGTTGGACGCCCTCGCGGCGGGGCCTGTGCAGAAGTGA